The Devosia sp. 1566 sequence AGCCCGACCACATGGCTCTGATCCCCTATGATACCAGCCGCCCCGGCCAGCCGCGGCAGCTGCGTTATTGGAGCGCCACCCATACGCCCATCATGGGCGAAGACGGGCGCATGGCCTTTATCCTGCAGCATACCACCGATGTGACCGAGCTCGAGCGGCTGCGCCAGGGCGATGGCGCGGGCAGCCAATGGCAGGCGGGCCTCCTCAACCGCGCCGCCGAGGTGCAGGCGCAAAACGACGTGCTCGCCGCCCAAGCCGGGCACATCCGGCGCCTGTTCGAGCAAGCCCCCAGCTTCATGGCGGTGGTGGGCGGGCCCGAGCATGTTTTCGAGCTGGCCAATGCCTCCTATCTGCAGCTGGTGGGCCATCGCGAACTGCTGGGCCGGCGCGTTGCCGACGCCTTGCCCGAAGTGGTGGAACAAGGCTTTCTCGAGCTGCTCGACACCGTGCGCCGCAGCGGCGAGCCCTATGTGGGGCGCGGCGTGCCGATCTGGCTGCAGAAAAGCCCGGGCGCGCCGCCCACCGAAGCCTTTCTCGACTTCATCTACCAGCCCATTCGTGGAGCGGATGGGGAAGTGGTGGGGATTTTTGCGCAAGGCCACGACATCACCGAGCTTAAGCGCGTGGAAAAGGCGCTCGAGCGCGAAACCCAGTTCCTGACCCTTGCGCAGGAAGCGGGCGGCGTCGGCACTTTTGAGTGGGACCTCGCCACCAATCACGTCAGCGGCTCCCCCGCCTTTTTGCGCCTTTATGGCCTTGATCCTAATCGGCCCGAGCTGCCCATCACCGAATTTGCTGAAGTGGTGCATCCCGAGGATCGCGAACTGCTGGTGATCGAGCCCAGCCCCGGCATGGACGAAGGCTTCCGGCGCACCGAGTATCGGGTGCTCACCCCAACAGGCGTGCGCTGGATCGCTCGGCAGGCCGTGGTGATCCGCAACGCGCAGGGCGAGCCCGAGCGCGTTTTGGGTGCGGCCTTCGACATGACCGAGCGCAAGGATGCCGAAACGCAGCTGGCGCTGATCGCCCAGGAATCGGCGCACCGGATCAAGAACATGCTGGCGATGGTGCACGCCATCGCCACCCAGACCCTGCGCACCGCGCCGTCCCTGCCCGAAGCACGCGACGCGATCGGCGCGCGGCTGGTGGCGCTGGGGCAGGCGCAGGACCTCTTGACCCATGGCAGCGTGGCCGCCGGCATTGCCGATGTGGTCGCGGCAGCAACGCAGCTGCACAGCGAAACCTTTGGGCGCTTCCGCGTCGAAGGCCCCAATCTCGAGCTGACGCCCAAGGCCGTGCTGGCCCTGGGGCTGATGCTGCATGAACTGGCCACCAACGCGCTCAAATATGGCGCGCTGAGCGTTCCGGGCGGCGGGGTCGACATCACCTGGAGTGAACGGCGCGAGGACCTTGAAACGGGGGTGGCGTTCGTTGATTGGGAATGGCGCGAATGGGGCGGCCCGAGCGTGCAGGAGCCCACGCAAAAGGGCTTTGGCTCACGGCTGATCGAGCGGGGCTTGGCCAGCAATCTGGGCCGGGCCGAGTTGATCTATGCACCCACGGGCCTGGTGTGCCGGGCGCGGATTGCCGTCGCGCGGGTGGCGGTGGGCTAAGGATGGGGGAGTAACGCCGCGCCAGCGCGGCGTGGGGCGTTAGCGCAAGCCCGCTTCTTCGAGCAGGCCCTGCCGCTTGGCGTCGTAGTAATAGCCGCTGGCATAAAAGCGCATGGCGCGATCTTCGCTGCGCCCGGCGGTGATATAAGCGCCGGCCAGATATTTCACTGCATAGCGCAGATTGGTTTCGGCATCGAGCAGGCCCGCGGCCGAGCCGCGATAACCCATGCCGCGCGCCGTGGCGTGGCTGATCTGCATCAGGCCCATATAGGGCCCGTTGCGGGCGGCGGGGTTATATTTGCTCTCGCGCACGATCACCCGGTGCACGAGGCGTTCGGGCACATCATAGGCCTTGGCATAATAGCCGATCATGCCATTGAGCCCGCTGCCACTGCCGGCATAAGCCAAGGCGGCGGGGGCGGGGGGAATGGCATCGGCCCGGGGCACATGGCCGGCCTTGGTGGGCGCGAGCGCCGCAATGGCCGCGGTGGCGGGGGCCGGTTTGATGGAGCCCATGGAACAGCCCGCCAGCAGCAGCGCCAGCATGAGGGCAGCGCCGGCTGAAGCGGCGCGGGCGCGCGAACTGGCCTGTCGGGGAGCGGAAAGGTCGATCATGGCGCCATCTTACTGTTTTTGCTCAAATTGGCCATAAGGCCCGAAAAGGGCAGCTTCATGGCAGTTTTTGGGCGGAGGGGGTGGGGGAGATAGTGCTGCTGCGGCATGCTACGACCAAGCGGCAGCGTTGCCGCAGCCTGTGACCCCGGCGTGGTGTGGCCCCAAGGCGAGCAGCAGCCGTTATGCGGCGCGGCGGCGGAGGCAGGTGGAGCCGGCTGATCGCGAACGCCATCTGCACCTAGATTGGGAAACCAGCAAGCAGCTTGGCTCAGCCCAGGCAGGCAAAGGGTATTCAAGCTAGCAGTTTCGCTCGGCCTATGCAGGCAAAGGGGATCAAGGAGATGGGCGACTGGGATGGGGGGCGGGGTTCCGGCCCGGCAGAATTGTTGCGACACCCCGTTGCGCCGCCTGCCGGCATTGGCTAGGTTGCGCCCTGTTCAGCCGGGACTCCTGAGTCCCGCCCCACGGATGCACCCGTAGCTCAGCTGGATAGAGCGCTGCCCTCCGAAGGCAGAGGCCACACGTTCGAATCGTGTCGGGTGCGCCAGCCTTTCCCTTGGCATTTCAACGCCTCTGAGCGAGGCGAGCCAACAAATGCATCCTGGTTTGCAGCCGGTCACTAACTGGTCACACTAACAGGAGTACGCACCTCTGAAGCCCACTGGCAACTGCAGCTATGTCTTGCTGGCGGCCTGCGGAGCGGCGTCGCCACAATCCCTGAACCCAGTTTCACCCCGGACGCAGCGATCCTGCCTTTAGGCGCTCCGCTAAACTAGTGGCTGGCGTGTCGGCTGATTCTGGTCAACAGGCGATAGAGCGGCACCGTTACCAACAAGATGAACACTATGCGGACCAAGTGGAAGCACGTCACCGTAACGACGCCCAGCCCCAGCGACTTGGCCGTAATGCTCATCTCGGCAATGCCGCCGGGCGCGAGTGAAAGGATCAGCGTAGCAAGATCTATCGATGTCCAACTGCTGAGCAGTGCGGCGAACAGGCTCATGACGACAATAACAGCCAGTGTGCCGGCGATCGTTGCCGGCAAGAACCGACGGGCCGCCAGCAACTTGTCACGTTGGAACCGAGCCCCGAGGCTGCCCCCGATCAGAAGTTGGCTGAGGGTAAATGCCCAACCGGGAACCGCAACTTCGGCAATGCCCGAATAAGCCACGAAGATGCCGGCAACCAAGCCACCCAGCAGCCAGGCATTGGGGATATGGAGCCGCCCCAAGAGCAGCGATGCCAGCATGGCCGCGACCGTCACCGCCGCCAAGGCATGAGGTGCGAAGGGAACAGGTGCTGCGGCCACCGGCACGGTGCCATGCCAGCCCATCAGGCCAAGCCCTGCGGGGACCAGGAAAACAACCAGCAGAACCCGCAAGGTTTGGGCGAGACCGACCAGGGCACTGTCCCCTCCATACCGCTCAGCGAGCACCGACATTTCGGCGACGCCCCCCGGCGTGGTGGAAAAGAACGCCGTGGTTCGGTCCACTTTGCCAAGCCGGGTGACCAAGGCCATCATGGCCAAGCCACTGGCCACCGACATCACCGCCGCGGCCAGGATCAGGGCGGAGTAGGCCACCATCTGGTCGACTGCCGCCGGAACAAAATTGAGGCCGATGGCGATGCCGGCAATGACCTGGCCAGTGCATCTGAGTGCGAGATGAAGGCCGCCGCCGCCCTGGATCAGCGTGGCGATAGCCGCGCCGAAAATGGCCCCAATAAGGGCACCGAGCGGAACTTCGAGATATTGCAGGAGCAATCCGCAACATGCGGCGGTCAGCAGTATCACCAGGCTGGGTAACCGTACCAGTTCATGCTCCTGCAAAGTTATCGAGGCCTGTGGGCCACACAGGCTCCCGCGGGCAACACCTGCGCCTGCTAGGCGGCGCGGCCGTTGCGCAGAATGGCGTCAACAATGGCTTGCGAGGCTCGGCTCCCGGAAGCCGTACCGCCAACGTCGCTGGTTCGGGTGTCGGCGCTGGAGAGCACTTCGTTGACCGCGGCTTCCATGGCAGCTTCCGCCTGCAGGAGATCGGAACGGCCGTGTTTGGCGCCAAGCCAGCCGAGCAGCATCGCGCCGGAGCGGACCATGGAAATGGGATTGGCCTTGTCCTGCCCCACAATGTCAGGCGCCGAGCCATGCGAGGCATTGGCCATGGCGTGGTTCTCGCCGGCATTAACACCACCGCCCAGACCTAAACCACCGGCCAAAGCGGAGCAGAGGTTGGAGATGACGTCGCCAAACAGGTTGGTCATCACCAGAACGTCGTAGCGCTCGGGGCGCTGGTAGACGTCAGCATTGAGGGCGTCCACGATCATCGAGTTGCAGGTCACGTCGGGATACTCGGCGGCCACCTTCATACACTCGTCGTAGAACAGCCCGTCGGTCATCTTGAAGATGTGCTTCTTGCTAACGATGGTAACAAGGTTACGGCGGCGGCGGGCCCACTGGAACGCTGAATGGGCGATGCGGTTTGAGGCATGCGCGGTGATTTTCCGCACCGAAAGGGCCACGCCTTCGACGGGCATCATCTCGCCATAGCCCTGGAACATGTTGCGATCCGGATAGAAGCCTTCCGAGTTTTCCCGAACCACAAGGACATCCAGACCGGCGCGCGAATTGGGCACGCTGTCGTGGGATTTGGAGGGGCGCAGATTGGCGTAGAGGTCGAGCTCGTGGCGGAACTTGCCCGGCACATTGATGCCGCCTTCAGCCAGCGGAGGATAGCCGCCATTGTCGCACGGCCCCAGCAGAATGCCATCGGCAGCAATGGCCGCCTGATAAACCTCGTCGCGCAGCGTGGTGCCGTGCAGACGCAGGCTCTCGTGGCCAACCTCATAGGTTTTGAAGTCAAGCCCAAGCTGAAAGACATCGCTGGCGGCTGTCAAAGCCCGCACGGCCGCCTGGCTGATTTCGGGACCGATATGGTCGCCAGGGAGCACCGCAATGGTGAGTTTGGACGTCATGGAAGACCTCTGTCGTAAAGGATTGGGGGCAAGGCTGCCTGTCCAGGCTAGGCTTGTCGGGCGCTGCGGAAGCGCAGGGCCATCGGCACGAGCACGGCGCCCAGAGCGATGATCATGAGCGTGACGGCAATGGGATGGGTCGTGGGGTTGTAGAAGACGGACAGATCACCCTGGCTGATCGCCAGGGCCCGGCGCAGGTGCTGCTCGGCCATAGGCCCGAGGATAAGCCCGACAATGCAGGGGGCGACCGGTATATTCAGAACCCGCATGCCAAAGCCTGCGAGGCCAATGAGCCAGAGCAAGGCGAGGTCGAACACGCTGTTGTTGACACTATAAACGCCCAGCGTCGCGAAGATCAGGATGCCGGCATAAAGCCAGGGCCGCGGAATTAGCAGCAGTTTCACCCAGAGGCCGGCTAGCGGCAGGTTGATCAGCAGCAAGAATAAATTACCGATATAGAGGCTGGCGATCAGTCCCCACACCAATTGGGGATTGGACGCGAACAGGAGTGGTCCTGGCTGGAGGCCGTATTGTTGGAACGCGGCCAGCATGATGGCGGCAGTGGCCGAGGTGGGTAGCCCCAATGCCAGCAATGGTGCCAATACGCCTGCTGCAGAGGCATTGTTGGCAGCTTCCGGACCGGCAACCGCTTCGATAGCTCCGTGGCCAAACTGCTCTGGATTTTTGGACAGCCGCTTTTCAACGGCATAGGATAGGAAGGTTGGGATTTCGCTGCCACCGGCGGGCAGTGCGCCGATCGGGAAGCCGATGAAAGTTCCACGCAGCCAGGGCCGCCAGGAGCGCTTCCAATCTTCCCGCGACATCCAGACCGATCCGTGAATCTTGTAGATCTCTTCCTTCTGGAAGCGGTGACGCGACGCCTGGAACAGGGTTTCGCCGACGGCAAAAAGGCCCACCGCGACTATTACCACCCCCACACCATCGAGCAGTTCGGGGAAATTCATCGTCAGCCGGGCGACACCGGTCTGGCGGTCGGTTCCAATCAGGCCGAGCGCCAACCCAGCCAGAAGGCTGGCAAAGCCCAGCACGGCTGACTGGCCCAGCACGGCCGTCACCGTGATGAAGGCTACGACCATCAATGCAAAATACTCGGCAGGTCCGAACATCAGCGAGAAACGAACCATGAGTGGCGCCACAAACGTGAGCAGCAGGGTCGCGATGGTGCCAGCGATAAACGAGCCAATCGCCGCAGTGGCGAGAGCCTGTGCGCCACGGCCCTGGCGAGCCATGGCATGGCCGTCGATTGCGGTGACGATGGAGCCCGACTCGCCGGGAGTGTTGAGCAGGATTGAAGTGGTGGAGCCGCCATACATGGCGCCGTAGTAAATGCCCCCGAACATGATGAATGCCGCGGTCGGCTCGAGGCCGGCCGTAACCGGCAGGAGCAGAGCAACCGTTAAGGCCGGGCCAATACCGGGCAGCACCCCAATAGCGGTGCCGACGAGCACGCCGATGGCGGCCCAGATCAGGTTGCCGGGAGCCAGCGCGACCAGAAAGCCATCCAGCAGGAATTGAAGGGTATCCATCGGTCAAGCTTCTTGATTGTGCTGGCTGGCGATGGCGGCGAACTCAGTAGCTGAAATAGTTGTCAATGATCCACCCTCCTGGAAGCGAGAGACCGAGCAGGTTGTTGAAGATGAAAAACGAGAGCACGCCGATGATCAGCCCTACGGGAACGTTGATCCACTGACGCCGCTCGCCAAAGGCTGCGGCGGCCGCCGTGAAGGTGATGGCGCTGCAGATGACCCAGCCCGCCGTTTCGAGCAGGAAGAAACTGACCATGAGGCCACCAAGAACGATCAATACCGGCAAGAATTGCAGCTCGAGCCATCCACTCTCATCGATCGCGCGGCGAAATGCCTTGAAGACAAGGGCAATGCCATTGAGTGCCAAGGCAGCGGAGATCAGGAGGGGAAAGAAAGTCGGCCCCAGAACGGCTTGCTGCTGGATCGGCTCGTGCTGCAGCGTCTCGATGCAAATGGCCAAAGCCAGCAGCATCAGGAACGCCCCCAACAACGCGTGACCCATGCGCAGCTTGCTGATAGCTTGCATCGCGTGAAATCCCCATTGGTATCATTCAGGTGCCGTTAGCGCGCCCCGTATAACGGGGGCACGGCAGTCATCCGGCCGATGGTGCGGGAGAATGGACCGCAGCACTTGCGCCTGCGGTCCATTGGGTCAGAGCAGACCGAGTTCCTTGAACAGCAGTTCCACACGGGCCTCTTCGGTCTTGAGGAATTCTGCGAACTCTTCGGGCGGCATGTAGATATCCTGCCAGCCACGCTGAT is a genomic window containing:
- a CDS encoding PAS domain-containing protein; protein product: MFRASSFAGIDLAALFNAAPNPYVVLDLDLTIVGANEAYLRVTGRTREEITGRLMFDAFPSDPQSPGGRMLRASFNKVLADGQPDHMALIPYDTSRPGQPRQLRYWSATHTPIMGEDGRMAFILQHTTDVTELERLRQGDGAGSQWQAGLLNRAAEVQAQNDVLAAQAGHIRRLFEQAPSFMAVVGGPEHVFELANASYLQLVGHRELLGRRVADALPEVVEQGFLELLDTVRRSGEPYVGRGVPIWLQKSPGAPPTEAFLDFIYQPIRGADGEVVGIFAQGHDITELKRVEKALERETQFLTLAQEAGGVGTFEWDLATNHVSGSPAFLRLYGLDPNRPELPITEFAEVVHPEDRELLVIEPSPGMDEGFRRTEYRVLTPTGVRWIARQAVVIRNAQGEPERVLGAAFDMTERKDAETQLALIAQESAHRIKNMLAMVHAIATQTLRTAPSLPEARDAIGARLVALGQAQDLLTHGSVAAGIADVVAAATQLHSETFGRFRVEGPNLELTPKAVLALGLMLHELATNALKYGALSVPGGGVDITWSERREDLETGVAFVDWEWREWGGPSVQEPTQKGFGSRLIERGLASNLGRAELIYAPTGLVCRARIAVARVAVG
- a CDS encoding tripartite tricarboxylate transporter permease, whose translation is MDTLQFLLDGFLVALAPGNLIWAAIGVLVGTAIGVLPGIGPALTVALLLPVTAGLEPTAAFIMFGGIYYGAMYGGSTTSILLNTPGESGSIVTAIDGHAMARQGRGAQALATAAIGSFIAGTIATLLLTFVAPLMVRFSLMFGPAEYFALMVVAFITVTAVLGQSAVLGFASLLAGLALGLIGTDRQTGVARLTMNFPELLDGVGVVIVAVGLFAVGETLFQASRHRFQKEEIYKIHGSVWMSREDWKRSWRPWLRGTFIGFPIGALPAGGSEIPTFLSYAVEKRLSKNPEQFGHGAIEAVAGPEAANNASAAGVLAPLLALGLPTSATAAIMLAAFQQYGLQPGPLLFASNPQLVWGLIASLYIGNLFLLLINLPLAGLWVKLLLIPRPWLYAGILIFATLGVYSVNNSVFDLALLWLIGLAGFGMRVLNIPVAPCIVGLILGPMAEQHLRRALAISQGDLSVFYNPTTHPIAVTLMIIALGAVLVPMALRFRSARQA
- a CDS encoding AbrB family transcriptional regulator gives rise to the protein MILLTAACCGLLLQYLEVPLGALIGAIFGAAIATLIQGGGGLHLALRCTGQVIAGIAIGLNFVPAAVDQMVAYSALILAAAVMSVASGLAMMALVTRLGKVDRTTAFFSTTPGGVAEMSVLAERYGGDSALVGLAQTLRVLLVVFLVPAGLGLMGWHGTVPVAAAPVPFAPHALAAVTVAAMLASLLLGRLHIPNAWLLGGLVAGIFVAYSGIAEVAVPGWAFTLSQLLIGGSLGARFQRDKLLAARRFLPATIAGTLAVIVVMSLFAALLSSWTSIDLATLILSLAPGGIAEMSITAKSLGLGVVTVTCFHLVRIVFILLVTVPLYRLLTRISRHASH
- a CDS encoding isocitrate/isopropylmalate family dehydrogenase, which gives rise to MTSKLTIAVLPGDHIGPEISQAAVRALTAASDVFQLGLDFKTYEVGHESLRLHGTTLRDEVYQAAIAADGILLGPCDNGGYPPLAEGGINVPGKFRHELDLYANLRPSKSHDSVPNSRAGLDVLVVRENSEGFYPDRNMFQGYGEMMPVEGVALSVRKITAHASNRIAHSAFQWARRRRNLVTIVSKKHIFKMTDGLFYDECMKVAAEYPDVTCNSMIVDALNADVYQRPERYDVLVMTNLFGDVISNLCSALAGGLGLGGGVNAGENHAMANASHGSAPDIVGQDKANPISMVRSGAMLLGWLGAKHGRSDLLQAEAAMEAAVNEVLSSADTRTSDVGGTASGSRASQAIVDAILRNGRAA
- a CDS encoding tripartite tricarboxylate transporter TctB family protein, producing MQAISKLRMGHALLGAFLMLLALAICIETLQHEPIQQQAVLGPTFFPLLISAALALNGIALVFKAFRRAIDESGWLELQFLPVLIVLGGLMVSFFLLETAGWVICSAITFTAAAAAFGERRQWINVPVGLIIGVLSFFIFNNLLGLSLPGGWIIDNYFSY